In Setaria italica strain Yugu1 chromosome IX, Setaria_italica_v2.0, whole genome shotgun sequence, the genomic stretch CTCTTTAGTGAGCACTCAGTGGTTGCCAAGTTGCTAACACCCTACGTACTAACACCACAACAGTTCACGCCTTCTAGCTCCCTCTCTGTACCTCCACACGGCTCCACCAACTACCTTAGGATCTTATTATTGCTTGCTTCCAATTCTCTTCTGCTTAGCATACTGCTGAATCAGGTCAGTCTTAACCATGAAGGAAACTTTAATTTCTCTCACACACACATTCTGGTCAAGTAGGCCCCACAGAGGAAAGCAAAGACTAGAAATATAAAAGACGCCATACTCATAAAAGGAGAAGATAAATTCATGCTTTTGCCCTTCCTTTCTCTTTCCCagctttctctttctctctcctcctccatcctctcTCTCTATCTATCTCATCTCATTGCTGTCTTCTCTCCTTCAACTGCCGGATGTGATTCTCCACCACCTCCGAGCTTGCCAGAGGACTCCTCCACCTCTTTCTTCCTCGCctgcttccttttctttccaaACACAAATCCGCAGCAAAGAAAGTGCAAATTATAAAGAAAACATCAGAATTCAAAGCAGCCGGAAAGCTAGCTAGAAGAGTGAAGAGAGAGAAATATATCTCCGCAGCACTAACTGGCCGGCCTCCATGGTGTTCCCTTCAGTGCCGGCTTACCTAGATCCACCTAATTGGAATAACCAGGTACTGCATGAGCTTCCCTCTCCATCTCCCTCTGTGTGTCTAAGGTCATCTAACTTGCCTTGAATCTTGATCCGTCCAAACATacacatgttcttcttcataaGGCAAAGGAATTTGGCTCAAAGATCGATACGATATTCTCATCTCTCGATGAATATTCATAGACAAttctctcttccttttccttctcttttcattGATCTGTAACATGCGCGTGTGTGTATGCGTGTAGCAGCAAGGCCAGCAGCCGAGAGCGAGCGCGGGAGGAGGCGATGCACCGCTGCTGCCCGTGGGTCCTGCGGCTGCCACGGCGGCGGGTCCCGATAACAGTGGCTTACCGAGCAGCTCGTCGACGGCCAgtgccgccgtggccgcgcaAGCGCGGCCCAACTCGATGGCGGAGCGCGCGCGGCTGGCGCGGATGCCGCAGCCGGAGCAGGCGCTCAAGTGCCCGCGCTGCGACTCCACCAACACCAAATTCTGCTACTACAACAACTACTCCCTCTCCCAGCCCCGCCACTTCTGCAAGGCGTGCCGCCGCTACTGGACGCGCGGCGGCTCCCTCCGCAACGTCCCCGTCGGCGGAGGCTGCCGCCGCAACAAGCGCTCGTCCAAGTCCTCCGGCGGGTCATCCTCCTCGAAGCCGTACTCGTCGGCCAGGCAACTCGCTGGTCCATCATCATCTACGCCGTCGTCCACCCCGGGCGCCACCGGTGCGATCATCCCACCGAGTCTCGGCTCGTTCTCACACCACCTGCCGTTCTTGGGCACGATGCACCAGCCAGGGCCCAACCTAGGGCTAGCCTTCTCCGCCGGCCTGCCGCCGCTCGGGATGCAGCACATGGACACGGTGGATCAGTTcccggtggcgagcggcggcggtgccaccATCGGTGCATCGCTGGAGCAGTGGAGagtgcagcagcagccacagcaGCAGTTCCCGTTCTTGACAGGAGGAGGAATACTGGAGcttccgccgccggcgatgtACCAGCTGGGTTTGGATGGT encodes the following:
- the LOC101763380 gene encoding dof zinc finger protein DOF3.6 isoform X2, producing MVFPSVPAYLDPPNWNNQQGQQPRASAGGGDAPLLPVGPAAATAAGPDNSGLPSSSSTASAAVAAQARPNSMAERARLARMPQPEQALKCPRCDSTNTKFCYYNNYSLSQPRHFCKACRRYWTRGGSLRNVPVGGGCRRNKRSSKSSGGSSSSKPYSSARQLAGPSSSTPSSTPGATGAIIPPSLGSFSHHLPFLGTMHQPGPNLGLAFSAGLPPLGMQHMDTVDQFPVASGGGATIGASLEQWRVQQQPQQQFPFLTGGGILELPPPAMYQLGLDGNNRGGSGSAAAAAFTLGQTSATTARQEGSMKVEGSKGQDMSLQRQYMAALRHGSQGVWDGIHGNAGSSGGDGGGNGGSSWPMNIPGFHSSSTGGGNGSGL
- the LOC101763380 gene encoding dof zinc finger protein DOF3.6 isoform X1, with the translated sequence MVFPSVPAYLDPPNWNNQQQGQQPRASAGGGDAPLLPVGPAAATAAGPDNSGLPSSSSTASAAVAAQARPNSMAERARLARMPQPEQALKCPRCDSTNTKFCYYNNYSLSQPRHFCKACRRYWTRGGSLRNVPVGGGCRRNKRSSKSSGGSSSSKPYSSARQLAGPSSSTPSSTPGATGAIIPPSLGSFSHHLPFLGTMHQPGPNLGLAFSAGLPPLGMQHMDTVDQFPVASGGGATIGASLEQWRVQQQPQQQFPFLTGGGILELPPPAMYQLGLDGNNRGGSGSAAAAAFTLGQTSATTARQEGSMKVEGSKGQDMSLQRQYMAALRHGSQGVWDGIHGNAGSSGGDGGGNGGSSWPMNIPGFHSSSTGGGNGSGL